In one Caballeronia sp. M1242 genomic region, the following are encoded:
- the wrbA gene encoding NAD(P)H:quinone oxidoreductase yields MAKVLVLYYSMYGHVETMAQAVAEGAGGVPGVEVTVKRVPETIPADQAAVIGVKLDQQAPVATIDELANYDAIILGTPTRFGNMAGQMRTFLDQTGGLWVKGALVGKIGSVFTSTASQHGGQETTITSFHTTLLHHGMIVAGVPYACAALTSMAEISGGTPYGATTIVGADGKRHPTQNELDIARYQGKHVAELAVKIAGK; encoded by the coding sequence ATGGCGAAAGTACTGGTGCTCTATTACTCGATGTACGGTCACGTCGAAACGATGGCGCAAGCGGTAGCCGAAGGCGCGGGCGGCGTGCCGGGCGTCGAGGTCACGGTGAAGCGCGTGCCGGAAACCATTCCGGCGGATCAGGCGGCCGTCATCGGCGTGAAGCTAGACCAGCAGGCGCCCGTGGCCACCATCGACGAACTCGCGAACTACGACGCCATCATCTTGGGCACGCCCACGCGCTTCGGGAACATGGCCGGGCAGATGCGCACGTTCCTCGACCAGACGGGCGGCCTGTGGGTGAAAGGCGCGCTGGTCGGCAAGATCGGCAGCGTGTTCACGTCCACGGCTTCGCAACACGGCGGGCAGGAAACCACCATCACGTCGTTTCACACGACGCTCCTGCATCACGGCATGATCGTCGCCGGCGTGCCGTACGCGTGCGCCGCGCTCACCAGCATGGCGGAAATCTCGGGCGGCACGCCGTACGGCGCGACCACCATCGTCGGTGCGGACGGCAAGCGTCATCCGACGCAGAACGAACTCGACATCGCGCGATATCAGGGCAAGCACGTCGCCGAACTGGCAGTCAAGATCGCGGGCAAGTGA
- a CDS encoding LysR family transcriptional regulator gives MDRFQAMSTFVTVVETGGFASAARKLDVSPSVVSRVVTELEERLGVRLLTRTTRVVRLTDAGNGFFEDCRRILGEVDTAELAARGTHASPRGVLSLTAPVLFGRLHVTPIVLDYLSRYPEADANCWFVDRVVNLVDEGIDVAVRIAQLPDSSLQAIPVGRVRRVLCASPAYLAKHGTPSRPEDLDAHTIIASTGSSSPPEWRLHDGDRTVIVRTRARFITTTNDSAIDAALADFGIARLLSYQVAQHVSEGRLVIVLAEFEPPPLPIHLVHREGRHVTQKVRAFLDLAVATLRADASLR, from the coding sequence ATGGACCGTTTTCAGGCAATGTCGACCTTCGTCACGGTGGTCGAAACAGGCGGCTTCGCGTCGGCCGCGCGCAAGCTCGATGTCTCGCCTTCGGTCGTGAGCCGCGTCGTGACTGAGCTCGAAGAGCGCCTTGGCGTGCGCCTGCTCACGCGCACCACGCGCGTCGTGCGCCTGACCGACGCTGGCAACGGCTTCTTCGAAGACTGCCGGCGCATACTCGGCGAAGTGGACACCGCCGAGCTCGCCGCGCGAGGCACGCACGCATCGCCGCGCGGCGTGCTCTCGCTGACCGCGCCTGTCTTGTTCGGCCGGCTGCATGTGACGCCCATCGTGCTCGACTACCTGTCGCGTTATCCCGAAGCCGATGCGAACTGCTGGTTCGTCGACCGCGTGGTGAATCTCGTCGACGAGGGCATCGACGTGGCCGTGCGCATCGCGCAACTGCCGGATTCGTCGCTTCAGGCGATTCCCGTCGGACGCGTGCGGCGCGTGCTCTGCGCGTCGCCCGCCTATCTCGCGAAGCACGGCACGCCGTCGCGCCCGGAAGACCTCGACGCGCACACGATCATCGCGTCTACGGGATCGTCTTCGCCGCCGGAATGGCGTCTTCACGATGGCGATCGCACCGTGATCGTCCGTACGCGAGCGCGCTTCATCACGACGACGAACGATTCGGCCATCGATGCGGCGCTCGCGGACTTCGGTATCGCGCGGCTCCTGTCGTATCAAGTCGCGCAGCACGTAAGCGAAGGTCGGCTCGTGATCGTGCTCGCCGAATTCGAGCCGCCGCCGCTGCCTATTCATCTCGTGCATCGCGAAGGACGCCACGTCACGCAGAAGGTCCGCGCGTTCCTCGATCTGGCCGTGGCGACCTTGCGCGCGGATGCATCGTTGCGCTAA
- a CDS encoding AI-2E family transporter yields MPPLPGPRRPPAKILPPDAPGLRALASLVAVVVVICALYFGRAVMIPIILAILLSFLLAPFVDFLRRLRFGQVPSVIVAVFVALSVLTAVGALIGAQVAQLASDLPKYQVAVERKVDSVQRMTVGRADAFLGRASRALKRLSPAREQEPHANEDNPAASPIDQPMPVEVHEPAPSPLELAQRFLSPVISPLETTGIVLVVAVFILLQREDLRDRLIRLFGSRDLHRATTAMDEAARRLSRYFLAQLGINVGVGIVICIGLAVIGVPGALLFGVMTALLRFVPYVGTWIAALLAVIFAAAVGPGWTMLIWTIVLYGATDIIAGQIVEPLLYGHSTGLSPFAVIVAAIFWSWIWGPIGLVLSTPLTLCLVILGRHVDRLEFLDVLFGDRPALTPAENFYQRLLANDPDEALVQAESLLKDRSLVAYYDEVALEGLRLAHNDVLRGVVTADQLKRINESALDIIEGLEDAEDVTPVVQRKEEPLVNLAADDTTAIASESPPEYFDAGAEGHTASVLCIAGRSPLDDLAATIAVQLFRKHGLGADLTGYERFSRGRFGEVDLSGVTIICVVSFDAAESPPYLRNLLRRLHQRAPAAELIVGLVVAESPLQGEVLVRTSSAAVSFKELVDACVAAARRQSTDGVSWSGLDSQASAPTVDNRSRAAQADAPALRNVLGDA; encoded by the coding sequence ATGCCTCCACTTCCCGGCCCGCGCCGGCCTCCTGCGAAGATCCTGCCGCCCGACGCGCCGGGCCTGCGCGCGCTGGCGTCGCTCGTGGCGGTCGTCGTCGTGATTTGCGCTTTGTATTTCGGGCGCGCAGTGATGATCCCGATCATCCTCGCAATCCTGCTGAGTTTTCTGCTCGCGCCGTTCGTCGATTTTCTGCGGCGGCTGCGCTTCGGTCAGGTGCCGTCGGTGATCGTCGCGGTCTTCGTCGCGTTGTCCGTGCTCACGGCTGTCGGCGCGCTGATCGGCGCGCAGGTCGCGCAACTCGCGAGCGATCTGCCGAAGTATCAGGTGGCCGTCGAGCGCAAGGTCGACAGCGTGCAGCGCATGACGGTCGGCCGCGCGGACGCGTTTCTCGGGCGCGCGTCGCGTGCGCTGAAGCGCCTGTCGCCGGCGCGCGAGCAAGAACCCCACGCGAACGAGGACAACCCGGCGGCTTCGCCCATCGATCAGCCGATGCCCGTCGAAGTCCACGAGCCGGCGCCGTCGCCGCTGGAACTGGCGCAGCGGTTTCTATCGCCCGTCATCAGTCCGCTGGAAACGACCGGCATCGTGCTCGTCGTCGCGGTGTTCATCCTGTTGCAGCGGGAAGACCTGCGCGACCGGCTGATCCGCCTCTTCGGTTCGCGCGACCTGCACCGCGCGACCACGGCGATGGACGAGGCCGCGCGCCGCCTCTCCCGTTATTTTCTGGCGCAGCTGGGCATCAACGTCGGGGTGGGTATCGTCATTTGCATCGGGCTCGCGGTGATCGGCGTGCCGGGTGCGTTGCTGTTTGGCGTGATGACGGCGCTCCTGCGCTTCGTGCCCTACGTCGGGACGTGGATTGCCGCGTTGCTCGCGGTGATCTTCGCGGCGGCGGTCGGGCCGGGCTGGACCATGCTGATCTGGACCATCGTGCTATACGGCGCGACCGACATCATCGCCGGGCAGATCGTCGAGCCGCTTCTGTACGGCCACAGCACGGGCCTTTCGCCGTTCGCGGTGATCGTCGCAGCGATTTTCTGGAGCTGGATCTGGGGGCCGATCGGCCTCGTCCTTTCGACGCCGCTCACGCTTTGCCTCGTCATTCTCGGGCGACATGTGGACCGCCTCGAATTCCTCGATGTGCTTTTCGGCGACCGGCCCGCGCTGACACCAGCGGAAAACTTCTATCAGCGCCTGCTCGCCAACGATCCCGATGAGGCGCTCGTGCAGGCCGAATCGCTGCTGAAGGACCGCTCGCTCGTCGCGTATTACGACGAAGTCGCGCTCGAAGGCTTGCGCCTCGCGCATAACGACGTGCTGCGCGGCGTCGTGACGGCGGACCAGTTGAAGCGCATCAACGAATCGGCGCTCGACATCATCGAAGGGCTGGAGGACGCCGAGGACGTGACGCCCGTGGTTCAGCGCAAGGAAGAGCCGCTCGTGAATCTCGCCGCCGACGATACGACGGCAATCGCATCCGAATCGCCGCCCGAATACTTCGACGCAGGCGCGGAAGGGCACACGGCGTCAGTGCTGTGCATCGCGGGGAGAAGCCCGCTGGACGATCTCGCCGCGACCATCGCCGTGCAGCTTTTCCGCAAGCACGGGCTGGGCGCGGATCTGACCGGCTACGAGCGGTTCTCGCGCGGGCGCTTCGGCGAAGTGGACTTGTCGGGCGTGACCATCATCTGCGTCGTCTCGTTCGATGCCGCCGAATCGCCGCCGTATCTGCGCAATCTGCTGCGCCGGCTGCATCAGCGCGCGCCTGCGGCAGAGTTGATCGTCGGGCTCGTGGTCGCGGAAAGTCCGTTGCAAGGCGAAGTGCTCGTGCGGACGAGTTCGGCGGCGGTGTCGTTCAAGGAACTGGTCGATGCCTGCGTGGCGGCCGCGCGCCGCCAGTCCACCGATGGCGTGTCGTGGTCCGGCCTCGATTCGCAGGCGTCCGCGCCCACCGTGGATAACCGCAGCCGCGCCGCGCAAGCCGACGCGCCGGCCTTGCGCAACGTGCTGGGCGACGCCTAG
- a CDS encoding FUSC family protein — protein sequence MPNDHSTINDPSATSRSAFAAFDALADLVREAFVSLGRELAAIRPTPARAFFATQAMASVALAVALAYAFRLEHIWWAAISGFAVMQSKFSACAQRGVHRVLGTIAGALLGATAGPLIGDTPWLFVPLLALIAGVSVYRALASDAGYAWVLGAVTALMVTFEAHRLASASATASFALSRVAEVVVGTLACVAVSALSHAAAQQYRRSRGAAPVSSARASSTADRVDGSSHETAAVSIIQSGPLHALSAKQEMQSARAMRKRLAWHAAWSVAILASVAYAWNLPGFAQAMVTAIAVLILPASALGKPTRRPIGSRMVQRVLGCLIAGAASLALLPLIGDSEPACMLALCAGVWIGCHVQTGAQGASYVGRQFTIAFIMVFVQDHHWSSDPMPAALRLAGILCGIAVLAAVMAAGRALASRRAARPAMR from the coding sequence ATGCCGAACGACCATTCCACGATTAACGACCCTTCCGCCACGTCGCGCAGCGCCTTCGCGGCATTCGACGCCCTCGCTGATCTCGTGCGCGAGGCATTCGTATCGCTCGGGCGCGAACTCGCCGCCATCCGACCGACGCCCGCCCGCGCGTTCTTCGCGACGCAGGCGATGGCATCCGTCGCGCTCGCGGTCGCGCTTGCATACGCCTTTCGGCTCGAACATATCTGGTGGGCGGCGATCAGCGGCTTCGCGGTCATGCAGTCGAAGTTCTCGGCCTGCGCGCAGCGTGGCGTGCATCGCGTGCTCGGCACCATCGCCGGCGCGTTGCTCGGCGCGACGGCGGGACCGCTGATCGGCGATACACCGTGGCTCTTCGTGCCGTTGCTGGCGCTGATCGCGGGCGTGTCGGTGTATCGCGCGCTGGCTTCGGATGCGGGCTATGCATGGGTGCTCGGCGCGGTGACCGCGCTGATGGTGACGTTCGAGGCGCATCGGCTGGCGTCGGCTTCGGCGACGGCTTCGTTTGCGCTATCGCGCGTGGCCGAAGTCGTCGTCGGGACGCTCGCGTGCGTGGCCGTGTCCGCGCTCTCTCACGCGGCCGCGCAGCAGTATCGGAGGTCGCGGGGCGCGGCGCCCGTATCGAGCGCGAGGGCGTCCTCAACGGCGGATCGCGTCGATGGATCGAGTCACGAAACGGCGGCCGTGTCCATCATTCAGTCCGGTCCGCTCCACGCACTCAGCGCGAAGCAGGAAATGCAGTCCGCCCGAGCGATGCGCAAGCGCCTCGCGTGGCATGCGGCGTGGTCGGTGGCGATACTGGCGTCGGTGGCGTATGCGTGGAACTTGCCCGGCTTCGCGCAGGCGATGGTCACGGCCATCGCCGTATTGATTCTGCCCGCATCGGCGCTCGGCAAGCCGACGCGGCGGCCGATCGGGTCGCGCATGGTGCAGCGCGTGCTCGGCTGCCTGATCGCGGGCGCGGCGAGTCTCGCGCTTCTGCCGCTGATCGGCGATAGCGAGCCCGCGTGCATGCTCGCGCTATGCGCGGGCGTGTGGATCGGCTGTCATGTGCAGACGGGCGCGCAAGGCGCGAGCTATGTCGGGCGGCAATTCACCATCGCGTTCATCATGGTGTTCGTGCAGGATCACCACTGGTCGTCTGATCCGATGCCCGCGGCGCTTCGGCTCGCGGGCATTCTCTGCGGAATCGCCGTGCTCGCGGCGGTGATGGCCGCGGGCAGGGCGCTCGCATCGCGACGCGCGGCGCGCCCCGCGATGCGCTGA
- a CDS encoding pyridoxamine 5'-phosphate oxidase family protein — protein MPATASITAPSPWHRGEVEMQTAAGVAARMHDVGQRVVRPFMPEQHRQFFAQLPFIVAGTVDADGDAWATFLTGRPGFLSTPDATTLSVGHIRDPLDPADAGLADGASVGLLGIEMHTRRRNRVNGVIHRDNAAHGQAFEVAVEQSFGNCPQYIQLRDFAFVRDASTPSPSSPVSLDAQSPRMRAMIERADTFFVASYFDREDGHRQVDVSHRGGKAGFVRVSDDGALTIPDFAGNLFFNTLGNIAVNGRAGLVFADFETGDVLQLTGDAQVLLDSPETAAFQGAERLWRFVPRRVLLREDALPLRWTFRREGWSPNSLMTGDWNEAAQRMKAAALANAWRPYRVSRIVDESDVIRSFWLEPADGAGIVPHAAGQHLPVRLTLPGETKPLVRTYTLSVGPADGVYRISVKREGRASAYLHDALKVGDIIEARQPAGNFTIDPFEARPAVLLAAGVGITPMLAMLRHVVYEGLRKRRVRPVWLIASARTLANRAFAAEIDTLAQSAGGAVNMIRVLSDPQGAQLKRDYDVSGRIDIDLLTSVLPFNDYDFYLCGPGAFMQSLYDGLRALNVADTRIHAEAFGPASLVRTPDRGVEMKPMRPPATEAVPVRFVKSQRDVQWQPASGTLLELAEASGVETESNCRGGTCGTCRTRIVSGAVSYASEPAFHVDEKEALICCARPAADADAPLQLDL, from the coding sequence ATGCCTGCCACCGCTTCGATTACCGCGCCTTCGCCCTGGCATCGCGGCGAAGTCGAGATGCAAACCGCCGCTGGCGTCGCGGCGCGCATGCACGACGTCGGACAGCGCGTCGTGCGCCCATTCATGCCGGAACAGCATCGGCAATTCTTCGCGCAGTTGCCCTTCATCGTCGCCGGTACGGTCGATGCCGACGGCGACGCCTGGGCCACGTTCCTCACCGGCCGCCCCGGCTTTCTGAGCACGCCGGATGCGACCACGCTTTCCGTCGGGCACATTCGCGATCCGCTCGATCCCGCCGACGCGGGTCTTGCGGACGGCGCGTCGGTCGGCTTGCTCGGCATCGAGATGCATACGCGGCGGCGCAATCGCGTGAACGGCGTGATTCATCGCGATAACGCGGCTCACGGGCAAGCATTCGAAGTGGCCGTCGAGCAGAGCTTCGGCAATTGTCCGCAATACATTCAGTTGCGCGACTTTGCGTTCGTGCGCGACGCGTCAACGCCCTCGCCGTCCAGTCCCGTTTCGCTCGATGCGCAGTCGCCGCGCATGCGGGCGATGATCGAGCGCGCCGATACGTTCTTCGTCGCGTCGTACTTCGATCGCGAGGACGGGCATCGCCAGGTGGACGTGTCGCATCGCGGCGGCAAGGCGGGCTTCGTGCGCGTGTCCGACGACGGCGCGCTCACGATTCCCGACTTCGCGGGCAATCTGTTCTTCAACACGCTCGGCAATATCGCGGTCAACGGCCGGGCGGGACTCGTGTTCGCCGACTTCGAAACCGGCGACGTCCTGCAACTCACAGGCGATGCGCAAGTGCTGCTCGACTCGCCCGAAACCGCCGCTTTTCAGGGCGCCGAGCGCCTGTGGCGCTTCGTGCCGCGCCGCGTTCTCTTGCGCGAAGACGCGCTGCCGCTGCGCTGGACGTTTCGCCGCGAAGGCTGGTCGCCGAACTCGCTGATGACGGGCGACTGGAACGAAGCCGCGCAGCGCATGAAGGCTGCGGCGCTCGCGAATGCGTGGCGGCCGTATCGCGTGAGCCGCATCGTCGACGAAAGCGACGTGATCCGCTCGTTCTGGCTCGAACCGGCGGATGGCGCGGGCATCGTGCCGCACGCGGCGGGACAGCATTTGCCGGTGCGGCTCACGTTGCCGGGCGAAACGAAGCCGCTCGTGCGCACGTACACGCTGTCGGTCGGGCCGGCTGACGGCGTGTATCGCATCAGCGTGAAGCGCGAAGGCCGGGCGTCGGCGTATCTGCACGACGCGCTGAAAGTGGGCGACATCATCGAAGCGCGGCAGCCGGCGGGCAACTTCACGATCGATCCGTTCGAAGCGCGCCCCGCCGTGCTGCTGGCGGCGGGCGTCGGCATCACGCCGATGCTCGCGATGTTGCGCCATGTCGTCTACGAAGGACTGCGCAAGCGGCGCGTGCGTCCGGTCTGGCTGATCGCGTCGGCGCGCACGCTCGCGAACCGCGCGTTCGCCGCCGAGATCGACACACTCGCGCAAAGTGCGGGCGGCGCGGTCAACATGATACGCGTGCTGAGCGACCCGCAAGGCGCGCAACTCAAGCGCGATTACGACGTGTCGGGCCGCATCGACATCGATCTTCTGACGAGCGTCCTGCCGTTCAACGACTACGACTTCTATCTGTGCGGACCGGGCGCGTTCATGCAATCGCTCTACGACGGCCTGCGCGCACTGAACGTTGCCGACACGCGCATTCATGCGGAGGCGTTCGGTCCTGCATCGCTCGTGCGCACGCCGGATCGCGGCGTCGAGATGAAGCCCATGCGCCCGCCCGCCACCGAAGCCGTGCCCGTGCGCTTCGTGAAGTCGCAACGCGACGTGCAATGGCAGCCCGCGAGCGGCACGCTGCTGGAACTGGCCGAAGCGTCTGGCGTGGAGACGGAATCGAACTGTCGCGGCGGAACGTGCGGGACGTGCAGAACGCGCATCGTGAGCGGCGCGGTGTCGTATGCGAGCGAGCCGGCGTTCCACGTCGACGAAAAGGAGGCGCTGATCTGCTGCGCCCGCCCGGCAGCGGACGCCGACGCCCCGCTGCAACTCGATCTGTAG
- the zwf gene encoding glucose-6-phosphate dehydrogenase: MTNPTSPNNERPLDMIIFGGGGDLAARKLLPALYMAHSHCNLPAETRILAIGRKDWTREDYLKNFMEKQSRPFIDEKAFDAQSWDKFLALFDYVRVDVENPDDFRRLAEATRPNVQRVFYLSTSPELFTTICDNLSAAGIVDDQARVVLEKPLGHDLASARAINDAVGRHFKEEQIYRIDHYLGKETVQNLMVLRFGNPIFGPLWQAPYIKSVQITVAETVGVGSRAGFYDHTGALRDMVQNHLLQLLCIVAMEPPVSLDPDAVRDEKLKVLKSLRPMTVSDTARDTVRGQYAAGAVGGEPVKGYLQEDNVPPDSRAETFVALRAHINNWRWANVPFFLRTGKRMQTRRSEIVIDFADLPFSIIPSGPRNYGNRLIITLQPEESIQLQMLAKEPGSGMQMLPVNLNLDLQQAMTQRRAEAYERLLIDVIRGRLTHFMRRDELEAAWAWVEPILNGWKELGDRPRGYTAGTFGPAASSALMARENLAWAEEG; encoded by the coding sequence ATGACGAACCCGACCTCTCCCAACAATGAACGCCCGCTCGACATGATCATCTTCGGCGGCGGCGGAGACCTGGCGGCGCGCAAGCTGCTGCCCGCGCTGTACATGGCGCATTCGCACTGCAACCTGCCCGCCGAGACGCGCATTCTCGCGATCGGCCGCAAGGACTGGACGCGCGAAGATTATCTGAAGAACTTCATGGAGAAGCAGTCGCGTCCGTTCATCGACGAGAAGGCTTTCGATGCGCAGTCCTGGGACAAATTCCTCGCGCTGTTCGACTACGTGCGCGTCGATGTCGAGAATCCCGACGACTTCCGCCGTCTCGCCGAAGCCACGCGGCCGAACGTGCAGCGCGTGTTCTATCTCTCGACTTCGCCTGAACTGTTCACGACGATTTGCGACAACCTCTCGGCGGCCGGCATCGTCGACGATCAAGCGCGCGTCGTGCTCGAAAAGCCGCTCGGCCATGATCTCGCCTCCGCGCGCGCCATCAACGACGCGGTCGGCCGGCACTTCAAGGAAGAGCAGATCTACCGTATCGACCATTATCTCGGCAAGGAAACGGTGCAGAACCTGATGGTGCTGCGCTTCGGCAATCCGATTTTCGGGCCGCTGTGGCAGGCGCCGTACATCAAGAGCGTGCAGATCACGGTGGCGGAAACGGTGGGCGTGGGCAGCCGCGCGGGCTTCTACGATCACACCGGCGCGCTGCGCGACATGGTGCAGAACCACTTGCTGCAACTGCTGTGCATCGTCGCAATGGAGCCGCCCGTTTCGCTCGATCCGGACGCCGTGCGCGACGAAAAGCTGAAGGTGCTGAAATCGCTGCGTCCGATGACCGTTTCCGACACCGCCCGCGACACCGTGCGCGGCCAGTACGCGGCGGGCGCCGTGGGCGGCGAGCCGGTCAAGGGTTACTTGCAGGAAGACAACGTGCCGCCCGACAGCCGCGCGGAGACGTTCGTGGCGTTGCGCGCGCATATCAACAACTGGCGCTGGGCCAACGTGCCGTTCTTCCTGCGCACCGGCAAGCGCATGCAGACGCGGCGTTCGGAAATCGTCATCGACTTCGCGGACCTGCCGTTTTCCATCATCCCGAGCGGGCCGCGCAACTATGGCAACCGGCTCATCATTACGTTGCAGCCGGAAGAGTCCATCCAGTTGCAGATGCTCGCGAAGGAACCGGGCAGCGGCATGCAGATGCTGCCCGTGAACCTCAATCTCGATCTTCAGCAGGCCATGACGCAGCGCCGCGCGGAAGCGTACGAACGCTTGCTGATCGACGTGATTCGCGGCCGGCTCACGCACTTCATGCGCCGCGACGAACTGGAAGCCGCGTGGGCGTGGGTCGAGCCGATTCTCAACGGCTGGAAGGAACTCGGCGACCGGCCGCGTGGCTACACGGCGGGCACGTTCGGCCCGGCGGCGTCTTCCGCGTTGATGGCGCGCGAGAATCTCGCGTGGGCGGAAGAAGGTTGA
- a CDS encoding glutathione S-transferase family protein yields MKLYHHPLSGHSHRARLFLHLLNIEHDEEEVDLAARAHKSPEFLRLNRFGQVPVLVDGEHVVQDSNAILVYIAKKAGATQWLPETPAEAAAVQRWLSVAAGQIAFGPAAARLVTVFGSKFDVDEVIARAHAVLKLIDDELQSRDWIADIGNAHPTIADIALYSYIAGAPEGNVDLSGYRNVLAWLARIEALPGFVPFQQTAAGLRA; encoded by the coding sequence ATGAAGCTCTACCACCACCCGCTTTCCGGCCATTCGCACCGCGCTCGTCTCTTCCTGCATCTGCTGAACATCGAGCACGACGAAGAGGAAGTCGATCTCGCCGCCCGCGCGCACAAATCGCCCGAGTTTCTGCGCCTGAACCGCTTCGGCCAGGTGCCCGTGCTCGTCGACGGCGAGCACGTCGTCCAGGACTCGAACGCAATCCTCGTTTACATCGCCAAGAAGGCCGGCGCGACGCAATGGCTGCCCGAAACGCCCGCCGAAGCCGCCGCCGTGCAGCGCTGGCTTTCGGTCGCGGCAGGGCAGATCGCGTTCGGTCCGGCCGCCGCGCGTCTCGTCACGGTGTTCGGCAGCAAGTTCGACGTCGATGAAGTCATCGCCCGCGCGCATGCGGTGCTCAAGCTGATCGACGACGAATTGCAAAGCCGCGACTGGATCGCGGATATCGGCAACGCGCATCCGACCATCGCGGATATCGCGCTTTACAGCTACATCGCGGGCGCGCCGGAAGGCAATGTCGATCTGTCCGGCTATCGCAACGTGCTGGCGTGGCTCGCGCGCATCGAGGCGTTGCCGGGCTTCGTGCCGTTCCAGCAGACCGCTGCGGGCCTGCGCGCCTAA
- a CDS encoding PAS domain-containing methyl-accepting chemotaxis protein — MRDNQPVTQREFDFPAAEMLVSATDLSGNIQYCNPAFVDVSGFSREELIGQPHNIIRHPDMPREAFADLWATVRAGRSWTALVKNRRKNGDHYWVRANVTPVMEHGKAIGYLSVRVKPSRAEVKEAEALYATMRAGDAPFRLERGALVRRGIAGKLAALGRVPVSARVAAGFAAAPVTALIAALAAWRGAPPLPFWIALGAGAAASVAGWLALSRQLDAPVRTMSGFAARMAAGDLTVDMPAARHDDLGDVQRALGQLKANLAAIVFDVRGQIGGVLDAARDIANGNTDLSRRTELQAASLEQTAATMDQLTTTVQGNADATVRALELVKEAQSAAEDGGRIAGQVERTMAGITAASRKIADITDVIDGIAFQTNILALNAAVEAARAGEAGRSFAVVATEVRNLAQRCAASAKEIENVVAISVAQIEEGTNLVSRTTSQMRAIDEAVHRVSTIIMEVAKASGEQAEGIAQVNQAVAHLDDSTQQNAALVEQAATTAKRLAERAVVLDEAVRLFTVAPPRETATA; from the coding sequence CAGTACTGCAATCCGGCTTTCGTCGACGTGTCGGGTTTCTCGCGCGAAGAACTGATCGGCCAGCCGCACAACATCATCCGGCATCCGGACATGCCGCGCGAAGCCTTCGCGGACTTGTGGGCGACCGTGCGTGCCGGCCGTTCGTGGACCGCGCTCGTCAAGAACCGCCGCAAGAACGGCGACCACTACTGGGTGCGCGCCAACGTCACGCCGGTCATGGAGCACGGCAAGGCGATTGGCTATCTGAGCGTGCGCGTGAAGCCGAGCCGCGCCGAAGTCAAAGAAGCCGAAGCCCTCTACGCGACGATGCGCGCCGGCGATGCGCCCTTCCGGCTCGAGCGCGGCGCGCTCGTCCGGCGCGGCATCGCGGGCAAGCTGGCGGCGCTCGGGCGCGTGCCGGTGAGCGCGCGCGTCGCGGCGGGCTTCGCGGCCGCGCCAGTCACCGCGCTGATTGCGGCGCTTGCCGCCTGGCGCGGCGCGCCGCCGCTGCCGTTCTGGATCGCGCTCGGCGCGGGCGCGGCGGCGAGCGTCGCGGGATGGCTCGCGCTTTCGCGTCAACTGGACGCGCCGGTGCGCACCATGTCCGGCTTTGCCGCCCGCATGGCGGCGGGCGATCTCACGGTTGACATGCCCGCCGCGCGCCACGACGATCTCGGCGACGTGCAGCGCGCGCTCGGCCAACTGAAGGCGAATCTCGCGGCGATCGTCTTCGACGTGCGCGGGCAGATCGGCGGCGTGCTGGACGCCGCGCGCGATATCGCCAACGGCAACACGGATCTGTCGCGCCGCACCGAATTGCAGGCGGCGTCGCTCGAACAGACGGCAGCGACGATGGACCAGCTCACCACGACCGTTCAGGGCAACGCGGACGCCACGGTGCGCGCGCTGGAACTCGTGAAGGAAGCGCAGTCGGCAGCGGAAGACGGCGGACGCATCGCGGGCCAGGTCGAGCGCACGATGGCGGGCATCACGGCCGCGTCGCGCAAGATCGCGGATATCACCGACGTGATCGACGGCATCGCGTTTCAGACGAACATTCTGGCGCTCAACGCGGCCGTGGAAGCGGCGCGCGCGGGCGAGGCGGGCCGCTCGTTCGCCGTCGTGGCGACCGAAGTGCGCAATCTCGCGCAGCGGTGCGCGGCGTCGGCGAAGGAGATCGAGAACGTCGTCGCCATCAGCGTCGCGCAGATCGAGGAAGGCACGAACCTCGTGTCGCGCACGACGAGCCAGATGCGCGCCATCGACGAAGCGGTGCATCGCGTTTCGACCATCATCATGGAAGTGGCGAAGGCGAGCGGCGAGCAGGCGGAAGGCATCGCGCAGGTGAATCAGGCGGTCGCGCATCTGGACGATTCGACGCAGCAAAACGCCGCGCTCGTCGAGCAGGCGGCGACAACGGCCAAGCGGCTCGCCGAGCGCGCGGTCGTGCTGGACGAAGCCGTGCGGCTCTTCACGGTCGCGCCGCCGCGCGAAACGGCGACGGCGTAG